Within Rhinolophus ferrumequinum isolate MPI-CBG mRhiFer1 chromosome 26, mRhiFer1_v1.p, whole genome shotgun sequence, the genomic segment CAGACGGGCTCCGGAAATTCACGCTCTTAGCTCTGTGCCCTGTGCCTGCGCAGTGTGTATACCGCCTCTGCAGCTGGATCataagctccctgagggtggCTGGCATGTCTCGAGTAGCCACTGCTCTAGCACATGGTTGGAACTTCGAGCTCAGCATGGGACTGGGAAGGTAAGATTCCCTCCCTCTGTTTTCCCATGTCCAGGAACTCTGCCGCGGGTACTTACTCGCGTGGGAGCGGGGTGGCACCGGGGCACAGGTGTAGACGTGGCTGAAACGCCGGCCGGAAGAGGTCAGGTACCAGTGCTGGATGGCAGGCTGGGGGTCGTACTCTGTGACTGCCACACCATTCACTGCTGTCATCATGAGCATGTTGATGACCTCGTTGGACAGCTTGGTCCTCTCATCAGTCCTGATCCGGTGCATGGCGCTGAATCCCCGCTCACAGCAGGAGGTGGAGACGGGCACACAGACAACCACGGCCACCAGCCTGCTCAGCAAGGGGAAGCGGTAGTGCTGGGCCAGGGTGGTCTTACACAGCATGGAGAATGGCAGGCTCTTGGCAATGGCTTTCAGTTCCAGCCACTCCTCCAGCAGCGCTTCCTCACTGTACCTGGGGGGGAGTGAGAGCTCAAAGTACCTGGCCAGGGCGAGAATCTCATCATTCCCAAAACTGGCCAGTTCAATCCCACTTGGCCAGGCCATGGTGTCAAACACCTCCATGTTCTTGAGCTGGGGGGAGCGGGCTGTGTCGAACCTCCGCTGGAGGTACTCAATGCCCGTCAGGATCACTCTGTCCCTGTCGGCCAGGAACCGCTGTTCTGCCATCTCCGTTCTGTCCAGGAAGATGCCGTGGAGCTGCCCGTCCTTGAAGCTGGCATTGAACTCTTCCTCTTTGGGCCCTGCCTGGTGACGGAGGGTCTCCAGTGCTACATAGGCCCGGCCCAGCGTGGAGTTCACCTCCGTGACCGGCACGAGCTCTCTCTGGCAGACGTCAGACAAAAGCCTGTAGATGCTCAGGAAGTCCAAGAGGAAGTGGCAGAACTTGATGAAATGGAAGCTCTTCGTCAGTTTCAGCATGCCGCTGGCCCTGTGCCCAGTCTGGCCCCCGGCTTCCGCCACACTCTGGAGGTGCCTGGCCAGGGCCGGCCAGCTCACGATAAGCGCGTTCAGGGTGCGTCTCTTGCTGGCCACCCACCTGACAGCGTTCAAGTCCTTTAGGCGGACGATTTCCTGCTCCAGGGCAGCCGCACCTTCCTGCAGCTCGGTCAGCCTTTTGTTTGAGGACTGATAAAACTTGAAGACGGTTCGGATGTGCCGGTCACACTTCTTCACCAGATCGATGCCCCCACAGGCGTCCACCACAGCCAGGTGCAGCTGGTGGGCCACACAATGGACAGGCAGCAGCCGGGGGATGACCTCCTGGAACTTGGCCACAAGGCCTCCTCCGCAGCTCAGCATGGCTGAGCCATCGGTTCCCAGGCTCACCACCCAACCAGGCTTCCGGAAAGGGATGTCCAGTTCATCCAGGGCAGAGACGATGGACTCAAAGTACCCATCCACGGTCTCACTGTAGAGCGGGGCCAATGTGATGTAAGACTCTTTCACCtccgtccccttgaagtagcggaTGTAGATGCCCACACAGGCCTGGTCGGGGGCATCTGTGGAGCTGTCCAACAGCACGCTCACACAAGGGGACTTCCGCACGTCCTCAAGGATCTCCTGCTTCAGAGTCTCAGAAATGTACTTGATGAACTGCGTGCACGCGGTGCGATTTCGGTACTTGCCCAGAATCACGGTCCCCGTGCTCTGGAGGAGTTGCAGGATCTTCTCAAAGTCATTCAGGGGCCTCGAGTGGTACGCGATGGAGTAGGCGGCGTTGAAAAAGTGCTCCATGTTCGCCATCAGGTCGCTGGAGATCTCTGGGACAAGGGCGGCCTGAGGGCCGTCTTCCTTGATTCCCACAGTGTTGACACAGAGCTTGTGGGCTTTGCTGACTTCGTGGTACTTTAAAGTCTCCACTTTAAAAGGCCCCGTGTAACCTCGGACTAACCGCGATGATCTGTCATGGAGACTCGGTCTTTCTTTGCAAGCTGAGCAGAAGAGCTTGGTCTCTTCTGGGTCAATGACTAACCATGGGAACTGCCCAAACCAGGACCTCTGGATCGAACGGGGTCTGTAAGTCCTCTTAATTTTCCGAGGCCCATCTACCTCTATTTCACAAAGGCTGGAACCGCAGTAGGAGGTACATGTCTCCACAGAAGGAGCTGGAAACAACGCAGACTCTACAGCCGAGGGCTGTGTGTCTGCCTCTCTTGCGgccaccatcttctttttccctttggagCAAATCAAACTGTGCTTGGTTTTGCTGCCCAGAACTGTGCGGTCTCCCACCAGCTAAGACAGCCCAATTCAGTAAGTACCCCTTATGCAAAGCAGCCAAGATGAATGTGATCCCCCTTTCTAGAAATCATTAGTGGCTTCCCCATTATTACCTGTGGAAGTCGATCTGGCTCCCTAAGAGGTGTTTGCTAATCCCTGAGTTCTTTCGCCAGCCTCCTCCTTTCTATCCACACAGCGACCCTGGGATCATGTGACATCAGCTGCTAATAAGCTTAGTTAACCACCTGGGCCACAGATGCTATTGGATAAACAGGTGGCTTTAATCTTCTTTTGAGGCACCCCAAAGAAATGAAGTTAAACTTCTGTTAGTCCTCATGAGCCTTCGAGGGAAAGGAGATGCAGAAGTATTCACAAGTGCTAACTAGCCAAGAAGTTACTGCCTGAGATATGCGACATAACTAACTCTCACAGACAGCAATATTGTCACTAAACaccagaggaggagggaagcggGAGGAGAGGCTCACGGGCCTGCGTGTCACATCGTCCCTTATAACCGGTGCCTCCCTCCTCCCATAGCTCTACCACAGGTCCCTTTAGCACTGCTGCTCACCAGAGCTCCCTAGTTTTACCACACTGCACTGGTTTCCTGGGCTACTCTACATTATGAGGGCAGGGGTAGTTTCTTATTTGTCTATCCAGGGCCGAATACAGGGCCTGGTGCACAACAGGTTCAGGCTAAGTGTGGGTGAACGAACATGGTGTGACTTGCCGCAGTGACATGGGCCTCTGGACATGCCCTTCAGAACTCAGTAGGTCGAGACTCACCTTTCCCCCACTTCGGCCCGTTTGGGTCCTTGATCCAGGGTGCAGCTCCCCGCTCCAGTTTTGAGATCAAGTCTGGTTTGGCAGCAGCAGGCCCTATTGCAGGGACAAAAAGTCACACCGACGTCACTGCTGTGGACCATCAAGTCAAGTAGCCCTCCTGAAGCTATTTATGGTACCTGAAACACTCAGGGATGCCTCTGGGCCTATATCTTAATAAAGTCTATTCAGCCAGGGCACGATGAAAGCTTCCTCATCGAGGGTGCCCATTTTCTTCTTGAAACTAGCCCGATCAGGGTATATCCCTCAGCCAGGACAAATAACTTCCTTAGCTCCATGGGCCAGCCATGCGAGCCATGAGTCAGCCAAACGCATCTAGAGGGGAAAGGGTGAAAATAGGAAGAAACATAGGGGATAA encodes:
- the ZNF862 gene encoding zinc finger protein 862, with protein sequence MEPRESGKAPVTFDDITVYLLQEEWMLLSQQQKICGSDKMLAPLGKNKMGYIEEMDVHSPAREAGPYLPPQKKACLPHWGTESGTIEEDCTGKSKKPLKPRSIQKSWFAQFPWLITNEEQTALFCYACREYPSVKDRRSRLIEGYTGPFKVETLKYHAKSKAHLFCIDALAARDPIWAARFRSVRDASPEHLFPADYPILYPPGPLGAHDNMAQLLPCSRAELEDPGENGAISALYLDCISDLRHKETTDDVHSSSNANILWSDSAESCRQDPPEEWLCEELPVAFEDVAVYFTREEWGMLDKRRKELYRDVMRRNYELLASLGPAAAKPDLISKLERGAAPWIKDPNGPKWGKGKKKMVAAREADTQPSAVESALFPAPSVETCTSYCGSSLCEIEVDGPRKIKRTYRPRSIQRSWFGQFPWLVIDPEETKLFCSACKERPSLHDRSSRLVRGYTGPFKVETLKYHEVSKAHKLCVNTVGIKEDGPQAALVPEISSDLMANMEHFFNAAYSIAYHSRPLNDFEKILQLLQSTGTVILGKYRNRTACTQFIKYISETLKQEILEDVRKSPCVSVLLDSSTDAPDQACVGIYIRYFKGTEVKESYITLAPLYSETVDGYFESIVSALDELDIPFRKPGWVVSLGTDGSAMLSCGGGLVAKFQEVIPRLLPVHCVAHQLHLAVVDACGGIDLVKKCDRHIRTVFKFYQSSNKRLTELQEGAAALEQEIVRLKDLNAVRWVASKRRTLNALIVSWPALARHLQSVAEAGGQTGHRASGMLKLTKSFHFIKFCHFLLDFLSIYRLLSDVCQRELVPVTEVNSTLGRAYVALETLRHQAGPKEEEFNASFKDGQLHGIFLDRTEMAEQRFLADRDRVILTGIEYLQRRFDTARSPQLKNMEVFDTMAWPSGIELASFGNDEILALARYFELSLPPRYSEEALLEEWLELKAIAKSLPFSMLCKTTLAQHYRFPLLSRLVAVVVCVPVSTSCCERGFSAMHRIRTDERTKLSNEVINMLMMTAVNGVAVTEYDPQPAIQHWYLTSSGRRFSHVYTCAPVPPRSHARTGLRKEKMGELCVEGAVTQKPPVPSYGEPMETRKDCIMDAPDRLLYFHTSQEAPKLS